In Oryza brachyantha chromosome 1, ObraRS2, whole genome shotgun sequence, the following are encoded in one genomic region:
- the LOC102700673 gene encoding S-locus-specific glycoprotein S13-like produces MAATVVALGILRPCYLLLLLAAASGIVTPLLSQATDTVSRSQPLSGDRRLVSQGGKFAVGFFKPAGGAPDKWYLAVWFNKVPKFTPVWVANRVAPISDPKSSKLGISEDGNMVLYDQLNSPIWFTNITSNTSNLTIGVILDTGNFVLTLASNPTNFLWQSFDEPTNVWLPGAKLGWNKITGLNRRLVSWKTSSDPSPGNHIFQGA; encoded by the exons ATGGCTGCAACAGTTGTCGCCTTGGGTATCCTTCGCCCTTGCTACCTCCTGCTGCTCCTGGCCGCCGCCAGCGGCATCGTCACTCCCCTCCTTTCACAGGCGACCGACACCGTCTCCCGGAGCCAGCCGCTCTCCGGCGATCGGAGGCTGGTCTCTCAGGGCGGCAAGTTCGCCGTGGGATTCTTCAAGCCGG CTGGGGGAGCACCTGATAAGTGGTACCTTGCAGTTTGGTTCAACAAGGTACCAAAGTTCACACCTGTCTGGGTAGCCAATAGAGTGGCTCCAATCTCTGATCCAAAGTCATCCAAGCTGGGAATTTCAGAGGATGGAAACATGGTCTTGTACGATCAGCTCAATTCTCCCATCTGGTTCACTAACATCACCAGCAACACTTCTAATCTTACCATTGGTGTCATCCTAGACACAGGCAACTTTGTGCTGACATTAGCATCCAACCCCACCAACTTCTTATGGCAAAGTTTTGACGAACCCACCAATGTTTGGCTACCAGGGGCCAAGCTTGGATGGAACAAGATCACTGGTCTGAACAGGCGCTTAGTCTCATGGAAAACCTCAAGCGACCCATCACCAGG GAACCATATTTTCCAGGGTGCCTGA
- the LOC121055352 gene encoding G-type lectin S-receptor-like serine/threonine-protein kinase At2g19130, with the protein MESAQDWVPFLAMPKAQCSVYLVCGKFSICTENAFTFCSCIRGFSQQYGGDRLYGNSSEGCTRNVGLPCAGSSSRKEKVDGFYALAIANLPDSARSIAAASDDECKQDCLNNCTCTAYSYGDRCSLWYGDLINLVSPTDSSLGQSIYIRLAASEFSSPSRTRTALTKAAIVVGVSVPFIVLVALCLIRRARRFSSVNKVDGSLILFKYRDLQNVTRNFSERLGKGSFGSVYKGVLADGTLVAVKRLDGISQGDKEFRAEVSTTGTIQHVNLIQLLGFCSERSCKILVYEFMPNGSLDRYMFGSNTVALSWSTRYQIALGVAKGLAYLHEKCRSCIIHCDIKPENVLLDASFLPKISDFGLAKLVGRDFSRVLTTMRGTVGYLAPEWISGTAITAKADVFSYGMMLFEIISGKRNLEQSEQSAETFLPVLIAKELPEGNVQALLDSELTANADFNEVETACKVACWCVQDDENSRPTMGEVVQILEGLVDISLPPVPRCLQYVAERSLFSSPEVH; encoded by the coding sequence ATGGAGAGCGCACAAGACTGGGTGCCATTCTTGGCGATGCCAAAAGCACAGTGCAGTGTGTATCTCGTCTGTGGCAAATTTTCCATCTGCACTGAGAACGCGTTCACCTTCTGCAGCTGTATCAGGGGCTTCAGCCAGCAGTATGGGGGTGATCGGTTGTATGGTAATTCGAGTGAAGGCTGCACGAGAAATGTTGGACTACCGTGTGCTGGCAGCAGCTCCAGAAAGGAAAAGGTCGATGGGTTTTACGCGCTTGCTATTGCTAATCTGCCTGATAGCGCCAGGAGCATAGCAGCTGCTAGCGATGATGAATGCAAGCAGGACTGTCTGAACAATTGCACCTGTACTGCTTATTCATATGGTGACAGGTGTTCTTTATGGTATGGAGATTTAATCAATCTGGTAAGTCCTACAGACAGTTCACTTGGGCAAAGCATATATATTAGGCTAGCAGCATCAGAATTCTCCAGCCCAAGTAGAACAAGGACGGCACTCACTAAGGCTGCAATTGTCGTAGGTGTTTCTGTTCCCTTTATTGTGCTTGTGGCCTTATGCTTGATTAGGAGAGCTCGCAGATTTAGCTCTGTGAACAAAGTTGATGGTTCATTAATTCTGTTCAAATATAGAGATCTACAAAATGTGACAAGAAACTTCTCTGAGAGATTGGGCAAAGGGTCTTTTGGTTCTGTATATAAAGGAGTGTTAGCAGATGGAACACTTGTTGCTGTGAAGAGGCTTGACGGCATTTCTCAGGGAGACAAGGAATTCCGAGCAGAAGTTAGCACTACTGGTACCATTCAGCATGTGAATCTGATCCAATTATTGGGCTTTTGCTCAGAGCGATCGTGTAAGATACTGGTTTATGAGTTCATGCCAAATGGTTCTTTGGACAGATACATGTTTGGAAGCAATACAGTGGCGTTAAGCTGGAGCACCAGGTACCAAATTGCGCTTGGAGTTGCTAAGGGATTGGCTTATTTGCATGAGAAATGCAGGAGCTGTATCATACATTGTGACATCAAGCCAGAAAATGTACTCCTGGATGCATCCTTCTTGCCAAAAATATCTGATTTTGGTCTTGCCAAACTCGTTGGAAGGGATTTCAGCAGGGTGTTGACTACAATGAGAGGTACTGTAGGCTATCTTGCTCCTGAATGGATAAGTGGAACGGCCATCACTGCAAAGGCAGATGTTTTTAGCTACGGGATGATGCTTTTCGAAATAATATCAGGAAAAAGGAACTTAGAGCAGAGTGAGCAAAGTGCAGAAACCTTCTTGCCTGTGCTAATAGCAAAGGAGCTCCCTGAAGGGAATGTTCAGGCGTTGTTAGATTCTGAATTGACTGCTAACGCTGACTTCAATGAAGTGGAGACGGCTTGCAAGGTCGCCTGTTGGTGTGTCCAAGACGATGAAAACTCGAGGCCTACAATGGGAGAAGTTGTCCAAATTCTGGAAGGATTGGTAGACATCAGTTTGCCTCCTGTTCCAAGGTGCCTGCAATATGTTGCCGAGCGCTCATTGTTCTCGTCACCCGAGGTACATTAG
- the LOC102703163 gene encoding single-stranded DNA-binding protein, mitochondrial encodes MAATATTSSLLARRLLLTRRFLSSPLRPFSTTATGSSFSYSSSSSSSSDDSHAGSDAGPDPEQQGPADQDHQAPVRPRARDTRPLENGLDPGIYKAIMVGKVGQEPIQKRLRSGRTVVLFSLGTGGIRNNRRPLDGEEPHQYAERCSVQWHRVCIYPDRLGSLALKHVKTGSVLYLEGNLETKVFSDPITGLVRRIREIAVRSNGRLLFLGNDGNAPKLGEAKGVGYF; translated from the exons ATGGCGGCCActgccaccacctcctccctcctcgcccgccgccttctcctcaCCCGGCGCTTcctttcctcccctctccgccccttctccaccaccgccactgGTTCCTCCTTCtcctactcctcctcctcctcctcttcctccgacGACTCCCATGCGGGATCTGATGCAGGGCCCGACCCGGAGCAGCAGGGCCCCGCGGACCAGGATCACCAGGCCCCCGtccgcccgcgcgcccgcgACACCCGCCCCCTCGAGAACGGCCTCGACCCCGGAATCTACAAG GCGATAATGGTGGGGAAGGTGGGGCAGGAGCCGATACAGAAGCGGCTGCGGAGCGGGAGAACGGTCGTGCTGTTCTCGCTCGGCACTGGCGGCATCCGCAACAACCGCCGCCCGCTAGACGGCGAGGAGCCGCACCAGTACGCTGAACGCTGCTCCGTGCAGTGGCACCGCGTCTGCATCTACCCGGACCGGCTTGGCAGCCTCGCTCTCAAGCACGTCAAGACCGG TTCTGTTCTTTATTTGGAaggaaatcttgagacaaaggTGTTTTCTGATCCTATAACTGGACTGGTTCGGCGCATAAGAGAAATAGCTGTACGTTCAAATG GCCGTCTCTTGTTTCTTGGGAACGACGGTAATGCACCCAAGTTGGGTGAAGCCAAGGGTGTTGGCTACTTCTGA